In the genome of Fulvivirga maritima, one region contains:
- a CDS encoding Crp/Fnr family transcriptional regulator — translation MEHKDNHSSALAALKANVLKLTEMQEAEWEDFSSHWHYYSLDKGEYLIREGETERYFYYVISGVLRGYFLIDGEEICVGFTYDDDYSGSYDSFLSQRPSEWYLQAITDTRLLRISHSDLMDMFDQYKSVERWGRMFNAKILIGMSRRQLEVRSYTAEEKFERLMSQSPHIFQLVPQKYLASYLGMTPETLSRLRKKRK, via the coding sequence ATGGAGCACAAAGATAATCATAGTTCTGCCCTTGCTGCATTAAAAGCCAATGTATTAAAGCTTACCGAGATGCAAGAAGCAGAATGGGAAGATTTTAGCAGTCATTGGCATTATTATAGTTTAGATAAAGGGGAATATCTGATTCGTGAAGGCGAGACTGAAAGATATTTTTATTACGTAATAAGTGGGGTCCTAAGAGGTTATTTTCTGATAGACGGAGAAGAAATATGTGTAGGCTTTACTTATGACGATGACTACTCAGGTTCTTATGATTCATTTTTAAGCCAACGCCCTTCTGAATGGTATTTACAGGCCATTACAGACACCCGACTTTTACGCATCTCACATAGCGACCTTATGGATATGTTTGATCAATACAAAAGTGTAGAACGCTGGGGCAGGATGTTTAATGCCAAAATCTTGATTGGGATGTCTCGCCGGCAACTGGAAGTAAGATCATACACAGCAGAAGAAAAATTCGAGCGCTTAATGTCGCAAAGCCCACATATATTCCAGCTGGTACCTCAAAAATATCTTGCTTCTTATCTGGGAATGACTCCTGAAACCTTAAGTCGATTAAGAAAAAAACGTAAATAG
- a CDS encoding DinB family protein — protein MNQKELIHKLKQDNTTLVEFAQNLKTLKIEDIQAKENEEWSIIDCIEHMNISMEVYLNQIMPRLATDLKPKNGQYKPGWLAAYFAKGMEPTAEGKIRNKMKTFKKLDPKQVSRNVNELERFIQNIETTIEITEKIKDKNLKSFKVKTALGSWLKFYLGDALWFYTAHNLRHMLQIQNMF, from the coding sequence ATGAATCAGAAAGAATTAATCCATAAATTAAAACAGGACAATACTACCTTAGTAGAATTCGCTCAAAATCTTAAGACTTTAAAAATCGAAGATATTCAAGCTAAGGAAAATGAAGAGTGGAGTATTATAGATTGTATTGAGCATATGAATATTTCTATGGAAGTATACCTCAATCAAATAATGCCCAGATTAGCTACTGATTTAAAGCCAAAAAATGGCCAATATAAACCAGGTTGGCTCGCCGCTTACTTTGCCAAAGGAATGGAACCTACTGCCGAAGGCAAGATCAGGAACAAAATGAAAACCTTTAAAAAGCTTGACCCTAAACAGGTGAGTAGAAATGTAAATGAGCTGGAAAGATTTATTCAAAACATTGAGACCACAATTGAAATTACAGAAAAGATTAAGGACAAAAATTTAAAATCTTTCAAAGTAAAAACGGCTTTGGGCTCATGGCTAAAGTTCTACCTGGGTGATGCCCTCTGGTTTTATACCGCACATAACCTTAGACACATGCTACAAATTCAAAATATGTTCTAA
- a CDS encoding RagB/SusD family nutrient uptake outer membrane protein, which translates to MKKQILYILLSLVSLSSCEDYLDIEPEGKVIPKTVEDNRGVITSAYHTYPDHLSRVAFRADELDLDENYSDVTSYKDIYLWNDTGTDAFTLKYPYSDVYKSIFYCNYIINEGVKTMEDSEEKDQLIGEAYALRAYNHFSLVNMYAPTYNPESASSDRGIPLALEIDLEHVYTPASVQSVYDQIIEDISSAKNYLVDDTQDTGLNYRFSNSALYALEARAHLYMQNWDNVIDAVDNALAIKSDLVNLNEEDALLPNRFDAQESLLALDAPLASGVNEGGYVSQDLIGAFDQVNDLRFNRYFINTGSGYQSAKAGSDNFKCSFRVGELYLSKAEALLMEGRLNESKEVLLTLLGNRYESTYFSTFETEVEALSTAQYTDLLFSERRKELALEGQRWFDLRRTTQKQIVHTFDGEDYFLKENDPRYTIIFPIEARLNNPEL; encoded by the coding sequence ATGAAAAAGCAAATATTATATATTCTTTTATCATTAGTTTCTTTGTCATCCTGCGAAGATTATTTGGACATAGAGCCAGAAGGAAAAGTTATACCAAAAACAGTAGAGGATAACCGAGGGGTAATTACCAGTGCGTATCATACTTATCCTGATCATCTTTCAAGAGTTGCTTTTAGAGCTGATGAGTTAGATTTGGATGAAAATTATAGTGATGTAACTTCTTACAAGGATATTTACTTATGGAATGATACCGGTACGGATGCATTCACATTAAAGTATCCTTATAGTGACGTTTATAAGTCTATATTTTATTGTAACTACATTATTAATGAGGGTGTCAAGACTATGGAGGATTCTGAGGAAAAGGATCAACTTATAGGTGAGGCCTATGCTTTAAGGGCTTACAATCACTTCAGTTTGGTAAATATGTATGCTCCAACGTACAATCCGGAGTCTGCCTCTTCTGATAGAGGTATACCATTGGCTTTGGAAATAGACTTGGAACATGTTTATACACCAGCGTCAGTGCAGAGTGTATATGACCAAATCATTGAAGATATTTCCTCAGCTAAAAATTATTTGGTGGATGACACACAGGATACGGGCTTAAATTATAGATTTTCCAACTCCGCATTATATGCTTTAGAGGCAAGAGCGCATTTATATATGCAAAATTGGGATAACGTAATAGACGCTGTCGATAATGCCTTGGCTATAAAATCGGATCTGGTTAATTTGAATGAAGAGGATGCCCTTTTGCCGAATAGGTTTGATGCACAAGAGTCGTTACTGGCGTTGGATGCGCCTCTTGCATCTGGTGTAAATGAGGGGGGATATGTCTCTCAAGACCTAATAGGCGCTTTTGATCAGGTGAATGATCTAAGGTTCAATCGATACTTTATAAACACAGGTTCTGGATACCAATCTGCTAAAGCGGGTTCTGATAATTTCAAATGCTCTTTCAGGGTTGGAGAACTTTATTTATCAAAGGCAGAGGCTTTATTAATGGAAGGCAGACTAAATGAATCTAAAGAGGTTTTACTCACTTTACTAGGAAATAGATATGAATCAACATATTTCAGCACTTTTGAAACTGAAGTAGAAGCACTTAGCACAGCTCAGTATACGGATCTATTATTTAGCGAGAGAAGAAAAGAACTAGCTTTGGAGGGGCAGAGGTGGTTTGATCTTCGAAGAACAACTCAAAAGCAAATAGTTCATACTTTTGATGGAGAAGATTATTTTCTAAAAGAAAATGATCCTAGATATACAATCATTTTTCCAATAGAAGCAAGACTCAATAACCCGGAATTATAA